From the Montipora capricornis isolate CH-2021 chromosome 2, ASM3666992v2, whole genome shotgun sequence genome, one window contains:
- the LOC138030804 gene encoding uncharacterized protein, with translation MLLLKISEKLDLFFIIQLLIILYCQISTAPCQANVMGCVSNESCSQTFEDVYNALASGKNYFNIAEALYPATKPSSVLVYVNLNDTKKENFTPVPYTWSKLCLYASLPTNVLEILSLGSILVAPRTQQLSITIPPFCCNVSEDERKAIVHGALASLEDLAVSPAIQDPRLNTAECVIEGHEASICATGRRSSYIRATLWLSLVFTFICGPTVALSALMLLKDTESEEDNSGKRKALVTAVKFSLVLILALEFSLVTATVIFSATGNATPEIYALLLIPILEGLSLGIFGTKKCIGFKLKKLPNFWKLVIFTCANLTTYHFSWLLIGTMLNPTWGLTVVLFVGVIFAAFIYAVYNYLLVEKEEFSLRIFIFYAVALLSVWLLVAVVILAGQSFFGRETADDVVKAITLYFTTAFISWIASRTKRGDRSNSSNEDVNQEEQPLQQNNGLQLEPMTASVEQ, from the exons ATGCTGCTCCTCAAAATTTCAGAGAAGTTGGACTTGTTCTTTATCATTCAGCTCTTGATTATTCTCTACTGTCAAATCTCGACTGCGCCATGCCAGGCAAATGTGATGGGCTGCGTAAGCAACGAGTCCTGCTCTCAAACATTTGAAGACGTCTATAATGCCCTTGCATCAGgcaaaaattactttaacattgCAGAAGCCTTGTATCCAGCCACCAAACCCTCGTCCGTCCTTGTCTACGTAAATTTGAATGATaccaagaaagaaaatttcacacCAGTCCCGTACACGTGGAGCAAGTTATGCCTGTACGCTTCTCTGCCTACCAACGTTCTTGAGATTTTGTCTCTTGGCTCTATTCTTGTAGCCCCTCGAACACAACAACTGAGCATTACAATCCCACCTTTCTGTTGTAACGTGTCAGAGGACGAACGCAAAGCCATCGTTCATGGAGCATTAGCTTCG CTTGAGGATCTTGCTGTCAGTCCAGCGATACAGGATCCACGACTGAACACAGCTGAGTGTGTTATTGAGGGTCACGAAGCAAGCATTTGCGCAACGGGACGTCGCAGTTCTTATATAAGAGCAACATTGTGGCTTTCTTTAGTTTTCACATTCATTTGTGGCCCAACCGTAGCTTTAAGTGCCCTCATGTTGTTAAAAGATACAGAAAGTGAAGAAGATAACAGTGGTAAGAGAAAAGCCTTGGTTACAGCTGTAAAGTTTAGTTTGGTCTTGATTTTGGCTCTGGAATTCTCACTTGTAACGGCAACTGTGATTTTCTCTGCAACTGGGAACGCTACTCCAGAGATTTATGCACTTCTCTTAATACCAATTTTGGAGGGGCTTTCTTTAGGAATTTTTGGAACTAAGAAATGCATCGGTTTCAAACTTAAAAAACTCCCCAACTTTTGGAAACTCGTCATCTTTACTTGCGCAAATCTGACTACTTATCATTTTTCCTGGCTTTTAATAGGCACCATGTTAAACCCAACATGGGGTCTCACTGTTGTTCTTTTTGTCGGTGTCATTTTCGCTGCTTTTATCTATGCAGTTTATAACTACCTTTTAGTCGAAAAGGAGGAGTTTAGTTTGCGAATCTTCATTTTCTATGCGGTTGCTCTGCTTTCTGTTTGGTTACTTGTTGCCGTGGTGATTTTAGCCGGCCAATCATTTTTCGGTAGAGAGACTGCAGATGACGTAGTGAAAGCTATCACTTTGTACTTCACAACGGCATTTATCTCATGGATAGCATCCCGGACAAAAAGAGGAGACAGATCGAATAGTAGCAACGAGGACGTGAATCAAGAAGAACAGCCTCTTCAACAAAACAATGGTCTGCAATTGGAGCCCATGACTGCTTCAGTTGAACAGTAA
- the LOC138037626 gene encoding uncharacterized protein, translating to MLDSGSNTSFISKNVPKKLGLSGPKVHLTMNLAGGQKKSEKSELVNITVVPISDETIQKPMQVYAINKPCSSAKTVSRRIVNSYPHLEAISNKLYLSGGSIGLLIGTDFPDAFVDIHVIPGRPGEPIAKRNCLGWYVMGQFSDQGDESFAIRTVDVGTVSALEGMTKLLVQDTIGVKPTVLCTCKDNELKENKFIKSIADSTEIVDGRVQVRMPWSEDGPPKESNYDVAYQRMLSSEKTFKRKNCLEDVQVEIQKLLGQEFIVEIKQVDHNVPEWYLPMQAVLTPDRTTKLRLVYDASTKGQNGKSLNDHLEKRPNYINSLPNVLMAWRFDQVAYSGDMRKMFNQVRIHPDDQVFHRFLWRTNGSEQPRVYQWVRLNFEDKPALDIAAAAIKTLAKASEAQHSEGAKELCTHVYVDDIGGSRENEARCKKVTSEIDAILSTGQFQFKAWHSNNKNVNQSDEERPDFLGHKWIKVLDKISFKKSEIVPGLTNLQKGDDWPASHKCGIPWGS from the coding sequence ATGTTAGATAGTGGTTCCAACACGAGCTTCATTTCAAAGAATGTACCTAAGAAACTAGGTTTAAGTGGCCCTAAAGTACACCTAACCATGAATCTGGCTGGAGGACAGAAGAAGTCGGAAAAATCAGAGTTAGTTAACATTACCGTAGTACCCATCTCAGACGAGACCATTCAGAAGCCTATGCAAGTTTACGCAATAAATAAACCGTGCAGTTCAGCAAAAACAGTATCAAGAAGGATTGTAAATAGCTATCCACACCTAGAAGCAATCTCGAATAAACTCTATTTATCTGGTGGATCAATAGGCTTGTTGATCGGGACAGATTTTCCTGATGCATTTGTTGACATTCACGTTATCCCCGGACGTCCAGGAGAACCAATAGCAAAGAGAAATTGTCTCGGATGGTATGTCATGGGCCAATTTTCCGATCAAGGAGACGAATCTTTTGCGATCAGAACAGTTGACGTAGGAACTGTCAGTGCATTGGAAGGCATGACAAAACTCCTTGTACAAGACACGATAGGAGTTAAACCGACAGTGCTTTGCACGTGTAAAGACAACgagttaaaagaaaacaagtttaTCAAGTCAATTGCAGATTCAACTGAAATCGTCGATGGGAGAGTCCAGGTACGAATGCCATGGTCAGAAGATGGACCCCCAAAGGAGAGCAATTACGATGTTGCGTACCAGCGAATGTTGTCCTCAGAGAAAACCTTCAAGAGAAAGAACTGTCTCGAGGACGTACAAGTCGAAATACAGAAGCTGCTCGGACAAGAGTTTATCGTAGAAATCAAACAGGTCGACCATAACGTTCCAGAGTGGTATCTTCCTATGCAGGCTGTTTTAACCCCAGATAGAACAACCAAACTTCGTTTAGTCTACGATGCATCCACAAAGGGGCAAAATGGAAAGTCCTTAAATGATCATCTAGAAAAAAGGCCGAACTATATTAACAGTCTACCTAACGTTCTCATGGCTTGGCGCTTCGATCAAGTTGCATATTCCGGAGACATGCGCAAGATGTTTAATCAAGTTCGGATCCACCCAGATGATCAAGTATTCCACAGATTCCTATGGAGAACAAACGGAAGTGAACAGCCCCGAGTGTATCAGTGGGTCAgattaaatttcgaagacaaACCCGCACTCGATATTGCAGCTGCAGCAATCAAGACCTTGGCCAAAGCATCAGAAGCACAGCATTCAGAAGGAGCTAAAGAGCTCTGCACGCATGTCTACGTGGACGATATTGGCGGTTCCAGAGAGAACGAAGCAAGATGCAAGAAAGTTACAAGTGAAATCGACGCCATACTTTCAACAGGACAATTTCAATTCAAAGCATGGCACTCCAACAACAAGAACGTTAACCAGTCAGACGAGGAACGTCCAGATTTTCTTGGCCATAAATGGATAAAAGTTCTCGACAAGATTTCCTTTAAGAAGAGCGAAATTGTACCAGGCTTGACAAACCTTCA